GCGCCCAGTCGGTGCGCAAACAGCTGCCCGGGGATATCTCCGCGCTGTGCAATCTGGCCCTCTTTTACCATGTGATGCACGCGCACGCCAAAGAGGCGCAGATGCTGCAGAAGATCGACGCGCTGCGCTTTGAGCGGGATATGGAGGACGTGGACGACCTGCACAAGGTGTGCATGACCCTCTGCGAGGTGGGCCGCCACCAGCAGGCGGCCGAGCGGCTGGGCCTGCTGGTGCGGCTGACGCCCTACGACGCGGTAGTGCTGCACTGCGCGGCGGTTGCGAACTACCATTTGGGCGCCTACAAAAAGGCGCTGGGCCTGTGGCGGCGCATCGTGCGCATCGACGAGAACGACTCGGTCGCCTGGTGGTACGTGCGCCACTGTATGGCCGTGCTGGAGAACCGCGCCCCCGCGATGCGCCTGTCCTACGCCTATCAGGTGCCCCATGACGAGATGCTGCGGCGCATCAGCCGCCTCAACGAGGCGGTGGGCGATATCCCGCAGTCCCGCGCGCAGTGGCGGGAGGATCCCCACTTCCGCGCGCTGGTGCGCTGGGGACTGGAGGTGGACGTGCGTGTGCGCCGGGCGCTGGTGGCCTTTATCAGCCTGATGCAGGATGACGCGGCCGCCGAGACGCTCTCGGAGCTTCTGATGCGCGCCGACTGGCCGGACGATATCAAAAACAACATGCTCAGCCTGCTCAAACAGATGGGCGCGCCCGAGCCGTATCTGGCGCTGCTGGGCGGGGAGATCGTGGAGGTGCGGGTCAACCTGCTGGCCTCCAAAAAGGCGCCCCCCGACGCTTACCAGCAGGTGATCGATCTTGCGCTGGCCACCATGCGCGCCCGCCAGGTGCCCGCCGATATGCGCGAGGTGATGGATTTGTGGACCCAGTACATGGGCGCGGTGGGCCCGCGTTACCCCGCCATCCGCAATATCGCGGCCTACGCGGCGGCGCTGGATTACACCTACTGCCACAGGCGCGGCATTCCCGTGACAAAAATGGCGATCCTGCGCGCGTACGATATCACGCTCATGGCGTTTAACCGCGCCTGGAGCCGCATTGTCGAGGGCCTGAAAGGAGGACAGCATGCAGCTGATTGATTTTGCGCGCCAGTATGGCGCCTATGTGCATGAGCAGGTGCAGCAGATGGGCGAAAAGATCGACGATCGCCAGATCGAGGCGCTCGCCGATACCCTCTACGACGCGTGGTGCGATACGCCGCAGGACTTTTTGGAGGGCTATACGCCCAACAATTACTTTGATCAGTACGACGATGCGGTGACCCTGCTGGCGCAGGGCTTTGCCTATTTGGAGGCGCATATGCAGGTGCCCGACGCCCTGGCGGCGCGCATCGTGGCGCTGGGGGCGGAGGACCAGGTGCTCGCGGCGTTTCGCGACGCGCAAACGCCGCTGGAGGCGCGCCTGTTTTGCGTGGAGCTACTGGGGCAGATGCGCAGCGCAAAGCCCCTTGGCGATTATGTGGATATCATCGTGGATCCCGCGCGCGAGGAGGAGCTCGCAAACGCCGTGGCGGAGGTGCTGCGCGCGGGCGGCGCGGATGTGGCGGAGGCATGCCTGGCGGCGCTTGCGCGCGCAAAAGGGGACCCCGCCGCGCGCGAGATTTTGCTGGACGTGCTGGCCGACCAGCCGCACAGGGAGGCCGTCTACCAGGCGCTCGTCACGGGTTTTGCCGACCGCGCGCTGGACCGCAGCGTGACGGCACAGTGCCTGGGCCGCTACGGGGACGCGCGCGCCGCCGAGGTGCTGCAGCGGGCGATGCAGCGTGAGGAGCTGTCCTATTTTGAGTATCAGGCCATGATGGAGGCGCTCGAGGCGCTGGGCACGTTTGTGGATATTCCGCGGGAGTTCCACGGCGATGCGGATTATGAATTGCTGGCGCACTACGAGCCGCCAATGCAGGAGGAGTGAACCTATGATTACATTGAGCGATATTCGCAAGGACCCGGAGATCCTGCAGCTGGTCAATTCTGCCAACCACATTCTCTCGGTCATCGGATACACGGATCACGGCCCGCGCCACGTGGGCTACGTCAGCCGCGTGACGGCGGACGTGCTCAAACAGCTGGGTTATGACGACCACATGGTGGAGCTGGGCGCCATCGCCGGCTGGGTGCATGACGTGGGCAACGCCATCAACCGGGAGAACCACGGGGTGATCGGGGCGCAGATCATGTACCAGATCCTGATCAGCCGGGGCATGCCCTACGAGGACGTGTGCAAGATCGTCTCGGCCATCGGCTACCATGAGGAGCAGAACGGCCGTCCGGTCAGCGCCATTTCCTCGGCGCTCATCATCGCTGATAAGAGCGACGCCCACCGCACGCGCGTGCGCCGCGGCCGCTACGACCCGACGGATATTCACGACCGCGTCAATTACGCCATCCGCTCCAACGCCCTGATCGTGGACAGGGAAAAGAAGCTCATCCGCTATGAGATCACCATGGACGACACCTCGTCCATCATGGAGTTTTTGCAGATTTACCTCTCGCGCATGCGCATGAGCGAGGCCGCCGCACACTTTTTCGACTGCCGCTTCCAGCTGGTGGTCAACGGCATGTCCGTCAATAACTTGGGCGGCGACGCCGCCCCGTCCGAGAGCAGTGTGTACATCAACACCACCGAGTAAGGAGCGCTTATGCAATCGTTTACATGGATAGCCACGGCGGCCTTCGGCGTGGAGGGCATCGTGGCGCGCGAGCTGCGCGCGCTGGGCCTGGAGGATGTGCGCTGCGAGAACGGGCGGGTGCTCTTTTGCGGTGATGCGCGCGCAGGCGCGCTTGCCAATATGCACCTGCGCTGCGCGGACCGGGTGTTTCTGCGCATGGCGGCATTCCCCGCCACAAGTTTTGAGGAGCTGTTCCAGGGGGTGCGCGCCATCGACTGGGGCGCGCTGCTGGGGGTAAACGACAAATTCCCCGTGGTGCGCGCCAAGTCCGTGCAGTCCAAGCTCTTTTCGCTGCGCGACCTGCAGGCCATCACCAAGCGGGCCATGGTGGAGGCGATGAAGCGCACCTACCACAGGGACTGGTTTGACGAGACGGGCGCGACCTATCCGGTGGAGGTCTCCCTCTATCGGGATGTGGCAACCATCGCGCTGGACGCCAGCGGCACCGGCCTGCACCGGCGCGGGTACCGGCCCATGGTGGGGGAGGCCCCCCTGCGCGAGACGCTGGCCGCCGCGCTGGTGACCATCTCCCGCTACGATCCGGAGCGGCCCTTTCACGATCCCATGTGCGGCACGGGCACGCTGCCCATCGAGGCGGCGATGATCGCGCGCAGGCGCGCCCCCGGCCTTACGCGCAGCTTTGCCTGCGAGAGCTGGTCCATCTACGGGCCGAACGACTGGAGGCTGTTGCGCCAGCAGGCCGAAGAGGCGGTGGATACGCAATCTGCAATCGCGCCCATTTTGGGCACGGATATCGACGAGCGGGCGCTCTATGCGGCGCGCACCCACGCAAGGCTCGCGGGGGTGGAGAAGGACATCCACTTCCAGCGCATGGACGTGCGGGAGTTGACCTCCTCGCGCGCGCGGGGTCTCATCGTATGTAACCCGCCCTACGGCGAGCGGCTGGGGGACAAGCGCCAGGCCGAGGCGCTCTACCGCGTGATGGGCAATGTCTTTCGTGCGCTGCCCGATTGGAAGATGGGCGTCATCACCCCGCAGGCGGGCTTTGAGCGCTGCTTTGGCGCGCGCGCCCGTAGCAACCGCAAGCTCTACAACGGCAAGATACAGTGCTATTACTACCAGTATTATTAAAGGGGGCTTGGCACATGCAATGTCCGTACTGTCATGAGGAGATGATCAAGGGGCGCATTTTGGGCGACCGTTACCAGCTCAAGTGGATGCCCAAGGACAAAAAACTGATCCTGGGGCTGTACGCCCATGACAGCATTGCGCTGGGGTATGGCGGCGGCATGGGCCGTCCCGAGGTGGACGCGGATTACTGCCCCCGCTGCAAAAAGATGCTTGTAGACGTGTGATGGATGCGCATAAAAAAGCGCCGCGCCCGGGCGTGCCCGCGTGCGGTGCTTTTTTGTGCCCGCTTGGCCGTTATTTTTGCATGGCCAGCACCTTTTTCTCCAGCCAGGCCACGCCGAAGTACATCAGCGCTGCCGCAATGGCCAGCAGCACCGTGGAGGCCATGACCAGGTCCAGCTGGAACACCTGGCCGCCGTAGACGATCAGGTAGCCCAATCCGGCCTTGGATACCAGAAATTCTCCCACGATGACGCCTACCCACGACATGCCCACGTTGATCTTCAGGCTGGAGATGATGGTGGGGATGTTGGCGGGAAGCACCACCATGCGGAAGATCTGGCTGCGGGTGGCGCCGAAGGTGCGCATCAGCATGATGCGGCTCTTGCTGGTCTCCATAAAGCCGGTGAGCACCCCCATGATGGTGACCACCACCGAGATCAAAAGGGCCATGGTGACGATGGCCTTCATGCCGGCACCCACCCATACGATCAGGATGGGGCCTAGGGCAATCTTGGGCAGCGCGTGCAGCACCACCAGGTAGGGCTCCAGCACTACGGCCAGATCCTCCCACCACCAAAGCAGCACGGCCACGCCTGTGCCCAGCACCGTGCCCAGCACAAAGCCCAGCACCGTCTCCCAGAGCGTGACGCCCAGGTGCTCCCAGAGCGAGCCGTCGCGCACCAGGTTGGTCAGGGTGTCCATGATGCGCGAGGGGGAGGACATGATAAAAGGATCGATCCAGTGCAGGTGCGCGGCAAGCTCCCACAGGGCGACGAGCGCCACAAGCAGGCCCCAGCGCGCCAGCACGATCAGGTGTTTCTTGCGGTTGTATGCGCGGATAAAGCGCGCGTGCTGCGGGGAGAGCGCTTCAGGCGACATGGACGTCCAGCTCCTTCCAAATGGTGTCGAAATACTCCTTAAACTCGGGGGCCTTGCGCCGTGCGATGGGCGAGGTGCCGCCGGAGGACAGGCGGATATTGTAATCGCCCTTGACCACGCTGGGACGGCGGGACAGCACGACCACGCGGTCGGCCATGGCGACGGCCTCGGAGATATCGTGCGTGACGAGCACGGCGGTCTTTTTTTCCTCGCGGATGATGCGGGCGATATCGTCGGATACGGCCAGGCGCGTCTGGGAATCCAGCGCGGAGAAGGATTCATCCAGCAGCAGCAGGCGGGGCTGGGTGGCCAGCGTGCGGATCAGCGCGGCGCGCTGGCGCATGCCGCCGGAGAGCTGCTTGGGATAGTAGTCGGCAAAGCCCTCCAGGCCGTACATTTTGATGAGGTGGTTGACGTGCTGCTCCGCCTCGGCTGTGCGCTTGTGCTGGATATCCAGGCCCAGCAAAATGTTGTTGCGCACGGTGCGCCAGGGGAAGAGATAGTCCGACTGCAGCATGTACCCCACGTCGGGCCGGGGGCCGCACACCGTATCGCCCAGCAGGGTGATGGTGCCGCGCGTGGGCTTGAGCAGTCCCGCCGCAAGCGACAATATGGTGCTCTTGCCGCATCCGCTGGGGCCGATGATGGCGATAAATTCCCCTTCATGTACAGAGAATGTAATATTTTCAAGCGCGGGGGTTTCATCGTGCAACGTATAGTAATCCATCCCCACGTCCTCAAAATTGAGGATGATATTGGTCTGTGGCATGAGACGTTGGTCTCCTTTCTGTTCATTCCATCTCACTGCGCATAAGAGGGAACAAAGTGCAATAGGCGCGAAAAGAGCACGTAAAGGGCGCTTTTTTCTGCCATACTCCATCATATGGGGGAGCAAGGCGCGGGGTTCGCGTTTTTCCGCAGGGGAGACGCGTCCGCAGCACGCGCCCAAACGCCGGATACAACAAAGCGGCGCGCCTGCTTTTGCATGCCGCAGGCGCGCCGCTGAAGGGGGGATTTTGACAGGAGTTATTTGGCGGCTTCCTCGGCAAAGCGGTTGTCGATCAGCTCGTCAAAGGCAACGCGCTCCTTGAGCTCGCCCGCGCCCTGCATGATGTCCTGCAGGCGCTCAAAGGAGTCCTGCGTCATCACAGGGGTGGTCATCCACGCGTCCACGTCCTTGTGGCGTTTGACGACCGTGGTCAGGGTGTCCACGTCCGAATCGGGGAACGCGGGGGCGATCACCTCGGCGATCTTCGCCGGCTCGTTTTCCGCGACCCACTTCTGCCCCTTGGCGATGGCGTTCATAAAGCGCTGCATCAGGTCGGGGTTTTCCTCGATCATGCTTTTTCGCACCGAGTAGGCGGTGTAGGGCACTTCGCCGCTGGCCTCGCCCACGGAGGCGAGAACATAGCCCTTGCCCTGTTTTTCAAATTCCGTGGCCGTGGGTTCAAACAGGGTGACGTAGTCGCCTGTGCCGCCGTTGAAGGCGCCGCCCATCAGGTTGAACTGGATGTTGGTCATGACCTCGACGTCCTTGCCGGGCTCCAGGCCGTTTTTGCGCAGGGTGTATTCCAGCGTCATCTCAGGAATGCCGCCCTTGCGGCCGCCGATGATGGATTTGCCCTTCAGGTCCTGCCAGCTCCAATCGTCGTCCGCCTCGCGTCCTACGATAAAGGAACCGTCGCGCTTGGTCATCTGGCCGATGACGACTGCCGGGTCGCTGTTGCCTTCCAGCGCCACATAAATGGCGGCTTCCGGCCCCATCAGGCCCACGTCCGCGTTGCCCGAGAGCACCGCCGCCATGGTTTTATCTGCGCCGCCACCGTTGGTCAGCTCCAGCTCGATACCTTCCTCCTCAAAAAATCCTAAGTACTGTGCCGCGTACTGGGGGGCGTAGAAGACCGAGTGGGTTACCTCGTTGAGCCGTACTTTGTCGAGCGCCGCGTCTTGTTTGGCGCAGCCGGCCAGGGCGCAGATGGCAAGCGCCATAAGCAGCGCCAGGGCAATGCATCGCATGCTTTTTTTCTTCACAGGATAAGCCTCCTTGCAAGATAGGATACTTCATCGTATTGTGCGGCGGGGAAAAAGGTGACCGCGCGCTTCTGTGTGAATTGGGGATAGACAAAAAAAACCTCTCGTGCTATAATACCTTCGTTCGGTTCGCCCCGGCGGGCCGTTTATAAGGATGCCAATGTAGCTCAGCCGGTAGAGCAGCGGTTTCGTAAACCGCAGGTCAAGAGTTCGAGTCTCTTCATTGGCTCCATCGAGGTGTAGCGCAGCTTGGTAGCGCGTTTGGTTCGGGACCAAAAGGCCGCAGGTTCAAATCCTGTCACCTCGACCAGCGGCAAGTTGCCGCACCCAAGTTCGCAAACTGTTTTGGCGGTTTGCGAATTTTTTATTGCTCGAAACAGGGTATCCATATCGTAAAACCCTGCCAGCAGGCGGTGCCTGCACCCAATATCGCAACTTGCTTTTGTGAGTTGCGATATTTTTGTGCCCGAAATGGGGTATCCATACCGTCAAGCCCTGCCATTAAAAAGCTGCCGACAATAGTCGGCAGCCTTTTGTGATGCCTGCATTTATGAAGACTTGGATTGGGAGAAAGAAGCTCGATACTTGCATTCGATTTCAAATATGCATGATAGGGTTTAAAAACCAACTTAATGCTATCATGCCACCAACGGCCTGCTAAATTGTAACGGGCAGTTTTTGCGCTTTTCAACGGACGGTTTAGAAAATTTTCTGACGATTTGTAATCAAGTATGCAATCTAAATAATCCTCCCGCCGAACCATGCGTTTTGTGCACGAATAGGATGGAGAAAACGTTCCAAAAAGGAAGTGCAAAAATTGCTTACCTCACTGCATCGGGTGCTCTTTGCCTTGGCCAGTGGTATCTGCCTGGCAGTTTACAATATACGCGCGTACGCTTACTGCAAGGGCATCCTCAAACCCACGCACAGCGGAAAATTCGGCGTCGTCGCCGCGCTGGCCATCAACGAACTGGCCCTTGCGTTTTCCCTGTGCTGCGCGCTGCCTACGGTGTTGAGCCTGATCATCATCTACTTTGCTGTATTGCTGCAGTTTATATATCTGTTCCAAGGCGACCTGGTCTCCGCGGTCTTTGGGAGCGGCACCATCATGTTCCACATCATGAATGTCAAAATGATCGTCACCTCGATCTTTATCCTCATATACCGCGTTCCCTCTTACGACGCGTTTCGAGAGAGCGGGCTGTACCTCTTTTGCGCGTTTGTCACGATCCTGGTACTGCTGGTCAGCCTGGAGATCTTTCAAAGGGTCATCAACCTCTCCATGGTTCAGACGCTGATGAGAAACCGCGGCCAACTGCGCTTTGCCACCAGCTCCATGATGCTGATTAACATCTATCTGTTGATGCTGGGCGTCGCCTATGCGCAACAGGCTTACTCCAGCCTGGCGGGCGGGTTTTTGCTGCCCACGGCGCTGCTGCTGTTCGGCGCCTTTTACACATCCTTTCGCCATGCGATCAATATGAGCCTGATGGCGGAAAGGGAGCTGCGCTCCAAAAGGCTGGAAGAGCAACTGCAGGCGACGCGGGAGGACGTGCAGGAGCTGCAGACGTTTGCCTTTACCGATACGCTCACCGCTGTGCACAACCGCCGCTTCGGCCTGGAAGAGCTCAACCGGCTCATCGAAAAGCAGGCGGTTTTTTGCCTGTGCTTTCTGGATATTGACCGCCTCAAATATGTCAACGATACGTTTGGCCATGCGGAGGGAGACCGCTATATTCTCGATGTTGTCAAAGTGCTCTCCGGCGCGTGCAGAAAGGAGGATATCCTCAGCCACATGGGAGGGGACGAGTTTATGCTCCTTCTGCCGGGCATCCCCTATCGGGTGGCGGCGGAGCGCATGCAGGGCATCCGCCAGACGGTTTTGCGCATTCCCTCCACCTACCATCCCTCCATCAGCTATGGCATTGTGGAGGTGGGGGCGGACGCGGGTTTGAGCGTCTCCCAGATACTGCGCGATGCAGATCAGCAGATGTACCAGTTCAAGCGGGCGCACCATATGGACGCGCGCGTATGACGATGGAACTGTGCAAAAACGTAGAGCAGAGGGTTGCGCGCGCCACAAAGAGGGAGCCGGCGCGCGGGCGCTGTTTTAACCAGAGGCGGCCGCTTTCCTTTTGTGAGGCGTCATGTGGGGGGCCCGCAGAGGGAAAAGATGCATCTGCGCGCAACACAAAAACGCCCCAGACGCCAAGTACGCAGCCGGGGGCGCTTCTTTCAGTGCGCCGCTACAGCCGTAAGCCCTTGACATCCTTGATGCGCGATAAAATGATGCTGCAGCTGCTCTTTACCACGCCGGGCAAAGAGTCGATCACCTGCTGTATCAAGCGCTCCATCTCGTCACTGGAGGCTGCCACCGCGTGCACGTGCAGCTTGTTTCTTCCGGTGACACGGTAAATCTGCGTAATCGTTGCGTTGTTTTTCAGCAGCTCGATAACCTGCGCAAGCGCGTCGGGCAGCGTCTCAATCTCAAAATAACAGGACACCGCGCCGCTGATTTTCTGCGGATTGATGATGGTGGTGTACGCCTCGATTACGCCGCGCTGCTCCAGCGCCTGGATGCGCGCCCTGACAGCCACCCTGGATATGCCCACCTGCTGGCCGATATCGGAATACGACATGCGCGCGTTGCCAATGAGCAGCTGGACGATTTTCTGGTCCAGCGCATCCAAGCCGTCTAAAAACATGGCTGCCGCCTCCCTCCGTTTTTTTCATTATAAGGAGAAAAAAGATGTAACGCAACCTGATGGTTGACTTTATGCGCTATGTTCGCTATAGTTTTTACTAAACGAAAGATATAACTTGCGAAAAGAAAGATGTGATGGCGTGAAAGGGGACCTGACCCAGGGGCCAGTCATGAAAACCATGCTGCGCTTTGCCGTGCCGATGATCATCGGCAACCTGCTGCAGCAGTGCTATAATGTGGCCGATACGCTGATTGTGGGGCGCTTTTTGGGGCCCAACGCGCTGGCGGCGGTGGGATCGTCGTTCACGCTGATGACGTTTCTGACCTCCATTTTGCTGGGGTTGTGCATGGGCAGCGGCGCGGTGTTTTCCATCCGCTTTGGGCAGCGGGACCAAGAAGGGCTCAAGGAGGGGATGTGCACCTCTTTTGCGTTGATTGCCGCCATCACGCTGCTGCTCAACGTCCTCGCCTTTTTATTGATGGAGAGCATCCTGCGCTTTCTGCGGGTGCCGGCGGAGGTGCAGGGGCTGATGCGGGAATACCTACGCGTCATCTTCTGCGGGATTGCCGCCACGTTTTTGTACAACTACTTTGCCTCGCTGTTGCGCGCAGTGGGCAATTCCGCGGTGCCGCTGC
Above is a window of Maliibacterium massiliense DNA encoding:
- a CDS encoding Lrp/AsnC family transcriptional regulator — encoded protein: MFLDGLDALDQKIVQLLIGNARMSYSDIGQQVGISRVAVRARIQALEQRGVIEAYTTIINPQKISGAVSCYFEIETLPDALAQVIELLKNNATITQIYRVTGRNKLHVHAVAASSDEMERLIQQVIDSLPGVVKSSCSIILSRIKDVKGLRL
- a CDS encoding tetratricopeptide repeat protein — its product is MDRRSMHDTAPLGKVVPFQQTGAFYSKRARKHIDRENLVDALAYTRKALQQEPENAQYQLDVAGIYSEMGRFEASNHLLFKLVRRDEENLAECYFGLGCNFLALEDYNNAAAVLQRYVQLAPDGMYAEEAEDMLDSLTSDDPEDEDARLWRLHQRALEGKRALEQGDTAGAIRILEEVDAQEPFETQARNNLALAYFADGQRDMAVKCAQSVRKQLPGDISALCNLALFYHVMHAHAKEAQMLQKIDALRFERDMEDVDDLHKVCMTLCEVGRHQQAAERLGLLVRLTPYDAVVLHCAAVANYHLGAYKKALGLWRRIVRIDENDSVAWWYVRHCMAVLENRAPAMRLSYAYQVPHDEMLRRISRLNEAVGDIPQSRAQWREDPHFRALVRWGLEVDVRVRRALVAFISLMQDDAAAETLSELLMRADWPDDIKNNMLSLLKQMGAPEPYLALLGGEIVEVRVNLLASKKAPPDAYQQVIDLALATMRARQVPADMREVMDLWTQYMGAVGPRYPAIRNIAAYAAALDYTYCHRRGIPVTKMAILRAYDITLMAFNRAWSRIVEGLKGGQHAAD
- a CDS encoding HD domain-containing protein, coding for MITLSDIRKDPEILQLVNSANHILSVIGYTDHGPRHVGYVSRVTADVLKQLGYDDHMVELGAIAGWVHDVGNAINRENHGVIGAQIMYQILISRGMPYEDVCKIVSAIGYHEEQNGRPVSAISSALIIADKSDAHRTRVRRGRYDPTDIHDRVNYAIRSNALIVDREKKLIRYEITMDDTSSIMEFLQIYLSRMRMSEAAAHFFDCRFQLVVNGMSVNNLGGDAAPSESSVYINTTE
- a CDS encoding PF20097 family protein gives rise to the protein MQCPYCHEEMIKGRILGDRYQLKWMPKDKKLILGLYAHDSIALGYGGGMGRPEVDADYCPRCKKMLVDV
- a CDS encoding ABC transporter substrate-binding protein, whose protein sequence is MKKKSMRCIALALLMALAICALAGCAKQDAALDKVRLNEVTHSVFYAPQYAAQYLGFFEEEGIELELTNGGGADKTMAAVLSGNADVGLMGPEAAIYVALEGNSDPAVVIGQMTKRDGSFIVGREADDDWSWQDLKGKSIIGGRKGGIPEMTLEYTLRKNGLEPGKDVEVMTNIQFNLMGGAFNGGTGDYVTLFEPTATEFEKQGKGYVLASVGEASGEVPYTAYSVRKSMIEENPDLMQRFMNAIAKGQKWVAENEPAKIAEVIAPAFPDSDVDTLTTVVKRHKDVDAWMTTPVMTQDSFERLQDIMQGAGELKERVAFDELIDNRFAEEAAK
- a CDS encoding ABC transporter ATP-binding protein: MPQTNIILNFEDVGMDYYTLHDETPALENITFSVHEGEFIAIIGPSGCGKSTILSLAAGLLKPTRGTITLLGDTVCGPRPDVGYMLQSDYLFPWRTVRNNILLGLDIQHKRTAEAEQHVNHLIKMYGLEGFADYYPKQLSGGMRQRAALIRTLATQPRLLLLDESFSALDSQTRLAVSDDIARIIREEKKTAVLVTHDISEAVAMADRVVVLSRRPSVVKGDYNIRLSSGGTSPIARRKAPEFKEYFDTIWKELDVHVA
- a CDS encoding GGDEF domain-containing protein; amino-acid sequence: MLTSLHRVLFALASGICLAVYNIRAYAYCKGILKPTHSGKFGVVAALAINELALAFSLCCALPTVLSLIIIYFAVLLQFIYLFQGDLVSAVFGSGTIMFHIMNVKMIVTSIFILIYRVPSYDAFRESGLYLFCAFVTILVLLVSLEIFQRVINLSMVQTLMRNRGQLRFATSSMMLINIYLLMLGVAYAQQAYSSLAGGFLLPTALLLFGAFYTSFRHAINMSLMAERELRSKRLEEQLQATREDVQELQTFAFTDTLTAVHNRRFGLEELNRLIEKQAVFCLCFLDIDRLKYVNDTFGHAEGDRYILDVVKVLSGACRKEDILSHMGGDEFMLLLPGIPYRVAAERMQGIRQTVLRIPSTYHPSISYGIVEVGADAGLSVSQILRDADQQMYQFKRAHHMDARV
- a CDS encoding ABC transporter permease; translation: MSPEALSPQHARFIRAYNRKKHLIVLARWGLLVALVALWELAAHLHWIDPFIMSSPSRIMDTLTNLVRDGSLWEHLGVTLWETVLGFVLGTVLGTGVAVLLWWWEDLAVVLEPYLVVLHALPKIALGPILIVWVGAGMKAIVTMALLISVVVTIMGVLTGFMETSKSRIMLMRTFGATRSQIFRMVVLPANIPTIISSLKINVGMSWVGVIVGEFLVSKAGLGYLIVYGGQVFQLDLVMASTVLLAIAAALMYFGVAWLEKKVLAMQK
- a CDS encoding class I SAM-dependent RNA methyltransferase, producing MQSFTWIATAAFGVEGIVARELRALGLEDVRCENGRVLFCGDARAGALANMHLRCADRVFLRMAAFPATSFEELFQGVRAIDWGALLGVNDKFPVVRAKSVQSKLFSLRDLQAITKRAMVEAMKRTYHRDWFDETGATYPVEVSLYRDVATIALDASGTGLHRRGYRPMVGEAPLRETLAAALVTISRYDPERPFHDPMCGTGTLPIEAAMIARRRAPGLTRSFACESWSIYGPNDWRLLRQQAEEAVDTQSAIAPILGTDIDERALYAARTHARLAGVEKDIHFQRMDVRELTSSRARGLIVCNPPYGERLGDKRQAEALYRVMGNVFRALPDWKMGVITPQAGFERCFGARARSNRKLYNGKIQCYYYQYY